Proteins encoded together in one Chitinophaga sp. LS1 window:
- a CDS encoding SRPBCC family protein → MNNLLFDFIPNKGNNTLTIKREFLADRAKVWDHYTKSELLEQWFASPPMHMRTKLMNFREGGRWHYAMSEPNGPVYWGLTQYKTIRPKEELSFSDAFCDEEGKINTDIPSADWTITFTEEGEKTLVQSVLTFKSLADLEQILEMGMEDGMKSTYATLDNLLV, encoded by the coding sequence ATGAATAACTTATTGTTCGACTTCATCCCCAATAAGGGTAATAATACCCTGACCATCAAACGTGAGTTCTTAGCTGATCGTGCAAAGGTCTGGGACCATTATACCAAAAGTGAATTACTGGAACAGTGGTTTGCCTCCCCGCCTATGCACATGCGGACTAAATTAATGAACTTCCGCGAAGGCGGACGCTGGCATTATGCTATGTCAGAGCCAAATGGCCCTGTGTATTGGGGATTGACGCAGTATAAAACCATTCGTCCTAAAGAGGAGCTTTCATTTTCAGATGCTTTCTGTGACGAAGAAGGTAAGATCAATACAGACATTCCCAGTGCAGACTGGACCATCACATTTACGGAAGAAGGGGAGAAGACGTTGGTACAAAGTGTCCTTACTTTCAAATCACTTGCAGACCTGGAACAGATCCTTGAAATGGGTATGGAAGATGGTATGAAGTCTACTTATGCCACACTGGATAATTTGCTTGTTTGA
- a CDS encoding Atu4866 domain-containing protein: protein MENQKYLGMWMTADKYIRQELLPNGRYDEARGTRQSAYTGRYEIKGDHIDYWDDTGFTADGKFVDDDTLHHGGYIFYREK, encoded by the coding sequence ATGGAAAATCAAAAATACCTGGGTATGTGGATGACTGCTGATAAATATATCAGGCAGGAATTATTACCCAATGGCAGATATGACGAAGCACGCGGCACCCGGCAAAGCGCCTATACGGGCCGCTATGAAATCAAAGGTGATCATATTGACTATTGGGATGATACTGGTTTTACGGCAGACGGAAAATTTGTAGATGATGATACCTTACATCATGGAGGGTATATTTTCTACAGGGAAAAATGA
- a CDS encoding helix-turn-helix transcriptional regulator — translation MNSVPISKLQDRSNLGFVLKPFSPDKDEDEADRRQSTDLGAHRDDHYIFFVIVEGSGTTVVDFEEKKVGPNSLYYILPEQIHYRIKSKKAKGWYLAADPALVDPACRNMIESWAGQHEPITLTPEEIMDFDLLLGILHRKTRALQQNVLHALLRTFFEMAASAIQQSSTIIADNSRPALLSMAFKKLLSENVIKYKSPADYAEMLHISEPYLNEALKKITGSTVSFWIKYKVVTEAKRLLYFTDLNVKQIAGELGFDNHSYFSHIFLKETGMTALTFRKRYRDRT, via the coding sequence ATGAACAGTGTTCCAATAAGTAAATTACAGGATAGAAGCAACCTGGGATTTGTGCTGAAACCCTTTTCCCCTGATAAGGATGAGGATGAAGCTGATCGCCGGCAATCTACGGATTTAGGTGCACACCGGGATGATCACTATATATTTTTTGTCATTGTAGAAGGTTCCGGTACTACAGTGGTAGATTTTGAGGAAAAGAAGGTGGGCCCTAATTCACTTTATTATATCCTGCCGGAACAAATACATTATCGCATCAAATCGAAAAAGGCAAAAGGTTGGTACCTGGCCGCAGATCCTGCTTTGGTAGATCCTGCATGCAGGAATATGATCGAAAGCTGGGCAGGGCAACATGAACCGATCACTTTAACGCCGGAGGAGATAATGGATTTTGATTTATTGCTGGGTATTTTACATCGTAAAACACGGGCTTTACAACAAAACGTGTTGCATGCATTGCTGCGCACTTTCTTTGAAATGGCGGCCAGTGCTATTCAGCAGTCTTCAACAATTATAGCGGACAATTCAAGACCTGCGCTGTTGTCTATGGCGTTTAAAAAACTGTTGAGCGAAAATGTTATAAAATATAAAAGCCCTGCTGATTATGCTGAGATGCTTCATATTTCGGAGCCGTACCTGAATGAGGCGTTGAAAAAGATAACCGGTTCCACTGTTTCATTCTGGATAAAATACAAGGTAGTTACGGAGGCTAAGCGTCTGTTATACTTTACGGATTTGAATGTAAAGCAAATAGCCGGAGAGCTGGGGTTTGATAATCATTCTTATTTTTCGCATATCTTTTTGAAGGAAACGGGTATGACGGCATTGACATTTCGGAAAAGGTATCGGGATCGGACGTAA